One genomic segment of Leptotrichia hongkongensis includes these proteins:
- a CDS encoding type II toxin-antitoxin system HicA family toxin, translated as MSAKDVCKIIEKIGGELVRTRGSHRQYRLLNGNLVTVPYPKKDIPLGTLRSIERQSGIKF; from the coding sequence ATGAGTGCTAAAGATGTCTGTAAAATAATCGAGAAAATCGGTGGAGAACTAGTAAGAACAAGAGGAAGCCATAGACAATATAGGCTATTAAATGGGAATTTAGTAACAGTACCTTATCCAAAAAAAGATATTCCGTTAGGAACTTTGAGAAGTATTGAAAGACAATCAGGGATTAAATTCTAA
- a CDS encoding ABC-ATPase domain-containing protein, translating into MKNYKELEKILFSMDGKSYSAYKSLKGEYRFEKYVLAIDHMQSDPYAPPSKMRIIMDRKICGIPYELTDTKDKNIAVSDFLTRNFYREIQKSGNDSTGTGGSGRIFIDRCGQEILERTSVMIKGDKVEVRFEMGMPARGRRIMGKAAQKIIFEQLPEIVEKSIVYDNLNKKALNEQVILVMDQEYARKMLKEKGLVAFVANDSVLPRESGVSDRPMKNAVKFKSPEKFEITLKLPSGKEISGMGIPKGITLIVGGGYHGKSTLLAALERGVYNHIAQDGREFIISELDAVKIRAEDGRNVEKVNISGFINNLPQNKDTRAFSTENASGSTSQAANVAEALEYGTSLLLIDEDTSATNFMIRDGRMQKLVVKEKEPITPFIDRVKELYDDFGVSTILIVGGSGDYFDVANHVIMMDEYVPKDVTEKAKEIAKLDENKREFSSNDKFQGVTQRIPLKKSFSQSGKLDKTKAKGKYSILYGKELIDISGLEQLVDDSQTNCIAVMVDYFKNKVLDEKLTLSQAADRIYEKIEKDGLDSISSYTGHPGNLALPRKQEFCGAVNRYRKLKIK; encoded by the coding sequence ATGAAAAATTATAAAGAATTAGAAAAAATATTATTTTCAATGGATGGGAAAAGTTATTCGGCATATAAGTCGCTTAAAGGGGAATATAGGTTTGAAAAGTATGTTCTTGCGATTGATCACATGCAGTCGGATCCTTATGCTCCGCCTTCAAAAATGAGAATTATAATGGATAGGAAAATTTGCGGAATTCCTTATGAGTTGACGGATACGAAGGATAAGAATATTGCAGTTTCGGATTTTCTTACGAGAAATTTTTACAGGGAAATTCAGAAAAGTGGAAATGACAGTACAGGAACTGGGGGAAGTGGAAGAATTTTTATTGACAGGTGCGGACAGGAAATTTTGGAAAGAACTTCGGTTATGATAAAGGGAGATAAAGTTGAAGTGAGGTTTGAAATGGGGATGCCTGCGAGAGGCAGACGGATAATGGGAAAAGCCGCACAGAAAATTATTTTTGAGCAGTTGCCTGAAATTGTGGAAAAATCCATTGTTTATGATAATTTGAATAAAAAAGCGTTAAATGAGCAGGTAATTCTAGTGATGGATCAGGAATATGCGAGAAAAATGTTGAAGGAAAAAGGGCTTGTTGCATTTGTGGCTAATGATTCTGTGCTTCCACGTGAAAGTGGAGTTTCGGATAGACCTATGAAAAATGCAGTTAAGTTTAAAAGTCCAGAAAAATTTGAGATTACATTAAAGCTTCCAAGTGGGAAAGAAATAAGCGGAATGGGAATTCCCAAAGGAATTACGCTAATTGTGGGTGGAGGTTATCACGGTAAATCCACGTTGCTTGCGGCACTTGAAAGAGGGGTTTACAATCACATTGCTCAAGATGGGCGTGAATTTATAATTTCTGAATTGGATGCGGTAAAAATACGTGCAGAAGATGGAAGAAATGTGGAAAAGGTGAATATAAGCGGATTTATTAATAACTTGCCACAAAATAAAGATACAAGGGCTTTTTCTACTGAAAATGCTAGTGGAAGTACCTCGCAGGCGGCAAATGTGGCAGAAGCACTGGAATATGGGACTTCTTTACTTCTAATAGATGAGGATACTTCGGCTACTAATTTTATGATTCGTGACGGAAGAATGCAAAAACTTGTAGTAAAGGAGAAAGAGCCGATAACACCGTTTATTGACAGGGTAAAGGAACTTTATGACGATTTTGGAGTTTCTACGATATTGATTGTCGGCGGCTCTGGAGATTATTTTGATGTGGCAAATCATGTTATAATGATGGATGAATATGTGCCAAAAGATGTAACGGAAAAAGCAAAAGAGATTGCAAAATTAGATGAAAACAAGCGAGAATTTTCTTCAAATGATAAATTTCAAGGAGTTACACAGCGTATTCCACTCAAAAAAAGTTTTTCACAATCTGGAAAACTGGATAAAACCAAAGCCAAAGGGAAATACAGCATTCTATATGGAAAAGAATTAATCGACATTTCCGGGCTGGAGCAGCTTGTGGATGACAGCCAGACAAACTGCATTGCTGTAATGGTTGACTATTTTAAAAATAAGGTGCTAGATGAAAAATTGACACTTTCGCAAGCGGCTGACAGGATTTATGAAAAGATTGAAAAGGACGGGCTTGATTCAATTTCTTCGTACACAGGGCATCCAGGAAATTTGGCATTGCCTAGAAAGCAGGAATTTTGTGGGGCGGTGAATAGGTATAGGAAGTTGAAAATAAAATAA
- a CDS encoding VOC family protein, which translates to MKINHVAIYVKDLEKTKEFYEKYFEARANEKYHNKNTGLQTYFLTFPDSEARLEIMSRPELSERNDKIMNEGFIHLAFSVGNKENVDKLTKRLVNDGFRCLSGPRTTGDGYYESVIEDCEGNLIEITE; encoded by the coding sequence ATGAAAATAAATCATGTAGCAATTTATGTAAAAGATTTGGAAAAAACAAAGGAATTTTATGAGAAATATTTTGAAGCAAGGGCAAATGAAAAATATCATAATAAAAATACTGGATTACAGACTTATTTCCTAACTTTTCCTGATAGTGAAGCAAGGCTTGAAATAATGTCACGTCCTGAACTTTCGGAAAGAAATGATAAAATAATGAATGAAGGCTTTATTCATCTTGCTTTTAGCGTTGGAAACAAAGAGAATGTCGATAAATTGACAAAAAGACTTGTAAATGATGGATTTAGATGTTTAAGTGGGCCTAGGACGACTGGAGACGGATATTATGAGAGCGTTATTGAGGATTGTGAAGGGAATTTAATTGAAATAACAGAATGA
- the cas1 gene encoding type II CRISPR-associated endonuclease Cas1 translates to MSSVVHITNANELSISNNQLVMSNIEIENNKQVNKISLKDILAIIIENCRCKITGILQLRLSEKNIPLIICNEKHQPVLHSLGLYNHFQVTMRINEQVNWLDIKKDEIWEKIVIQKIKNQRNLLQFLEKSENTISKLKMYEENISKEKKEAEHQEAIAARMYFQELFGKNFKRFNDDGINSALNYGYALLRSLISSKIVAKGFHPSLGIHHKSQFNNYNFADDIIEIFRPMVDYVVYFNQKEEAELSKELRQNLLLILTQKVYWKNKKYELSQVIDYFLDNIRNYFIDENTKIEIPELRIDDYEY, encoded by the coding sequence ATGTCTAGTGTTGTTCATATTACAAATGCAAATGAATTATCAATTTCAAACAATCAGCTTGTTATGTCAAATATTGAGATAGAGAATAATAAGCAAGTTAATAAAATTTCATTAAAAGATATATTGGCAATAATAATTGAAAACTGTAGATGTAAAATTACTGGAATATTGCAATTAAGATTAAGTGAGAAAAATATTCCATTAATAATATGTAATGAAAAGCATCAACCAGTACTTCATTCATTAGGTTTGTATAATCATTTTCAAGTAACGATGAGAATAAATGAGCAAGTAAATTGGTTAGACATAAAAAAAGATGAAATTTGGGAAAAAATAGTAATTCAAAAAATTAAGAATCAAAGAAATTTATTACAATTTTTGGAGAAATCAGAAAATACGATATCAAAACTAAAAATGTATGAAGAAAATATTTCTAAAGAAAAAAAAGAAGCAGAACATCAGGAAGCAATTGCGGCGAGAATGTATTTTCAGGAACTCTTTGGAAAAAATTTTAAAAGGTTTAATGATGATGGCATAAATTCGGCTTTAAATTATGGTTATGCACTTTTAAGAAGTCTAATTTCTTCAAAAATTGTTGCCAAAGGTTTTCATCCTAGTTTAGGTATTCATCATAAATCACAATTTAATAACTATAATTTTGCAGATGATATTATTGAAATATTTAGACCGATGGTAGATTATGTTGTTTATTTTAATCAAAAAGAAGAAGCTGAGTTAAGTAAAGAATTGAGACAAAATCTATTATTAATATTAACTCAAAAAGTGTATTGGAAAAATAAAAAATATGAGTTGTCACAGGTAATTGATTATTTTTTAGATAATATCAGAAATTATTTTATTGATGAAAATACAAAAATTGAAATACCAGAACTAAGGATTGATGATTATGAGTATTAA
- a CDS encoding antitoxin HicB, with protein sequence MLKRDVMYPAIVTKEDEVYYVGLVDFDRLEDGNINYYATYSEDLEKVSAAIRESLALYLADLLDMKKEFPEPSKLEDIKLKKNQFIQVISVDPVYEAAKVTNVLKKKTVNIPAWLDIVAQEKKINFSQLLQKALKKELGIE encoded by the coding sequence ATGTTAAAAAGAGATGTGATGTATCCAGCGATAGTAACAAAAGAAGATGAAGTGTACTATGTTGGACTTGTAGATTTTGATAGGTTAGAAGACGGGAATATAAATTATTATGCAACATATTCCGAAGATTTAGAGAAAGTGAGTGCAGCGATTAGAGAAAGTTTAGCATTGTATTTGGCGGATTTGTTAGATATGAAAAAAGAATTTCCAGAACCATCAAAACTAGAAGATATAAAATTGAAAAAAAATCAGTTTATCCAAGTGATTTCGGTAGATCCTGTTTATGAAGCAGCCAAAGTAACAAATGTATTGAAAAAGAAAACAGTAAATATACCAGCTTGGTTAGATATAGTGGCTCAAGAGAAAAAAATCAATTTTTCACAATTATTACAAAAAGCATTAAAAAAAGAATTGGGAATCGAGTAG
- the cas2 gene encoding CRISPR-associated endonuclease Cas2: MSINYVGLLMYDFPMKTGEERKEYTTFRKEIIKRGYYQIQKSVYIVSTSTKEKLNVIEKQLSMLVPSNSSVRTLTLTDDQFNKMKILSGELAFGEKILKKQNRILEY; encoded by the coding sequence ATGAGTATTAATTATGTGGGTTTATTGATGTATGATTTTCCTATGAAAACGGGAGAAGAAAGAAAAGAATATACAACTTTTAGAAAAGAGATAATAAAAAGAGGCTACTATCAAATACAAAAATCAGTTTACATTGTAAGCACAAGTACAAAAGAAAAATTAAATGTTATTGAAAAACAATTATCAATGCTAGTTCCCTCAAATTCATCTGTTAGAACTTTAACATTAACAGACGATCAATTTAATAAGATGAAAATTTTATCAGGAGAGTTAGCTTTTGGAGAAAAAATATTAAAAAAGCAAAATCGTATCTTAGAGTATTGA
- a CDS encoding UDP-N-acetylmuramoyl-tripeptide--D-alanyl-D-alanine ligase, with protein MNKAEVFQSFFNKQKISDLEINNISINSKELDKNDIFVAIRGGNNFVNEALEKGAFAVYDSKTLKIDEKYANRAFFVNDSIEFLQNFAREWRKNLDIKVIGITGSNGKTTVKDMIYHLLSQKYKGKKTEGNYNNHIGLPFTLLRAEEDDQFIILEMGMSGFGEIDLLGQIALPDINVITNIGESHLEFLKTKENVFLAKTEIIPYIKNTLVINGDDDYLKNVKAENIEVVKALNLENNEFREKTSDFYYGDVHFNESGTDFFLKYFGKICQNMVERNYKTNVLGEHNVLNLVMAIAVAKQFGMEDKIISEAVKNIGLTGMRFQIIENGDTTYINDAYNASPMSMEKSLETFSQIYNDRLKIMVLGDMLELGENELELHSNLFNTIKNTKFDKLYLFGERMKSLFEKIKENVDNENLKNKEFRHFDEKEEIKEKIRQISEQKVVLLKASRGMRLEEIIEK; from the coding sequence ATGAATAAAGCTGAAGTGTTTCAAAGTTTCTTTAACAAGCAAAAAATATCAGATCTTGAGATAAATAATATTTCGATTAATTCGAAAGAACTTGATAAAAATGATATTTTTGTTGCCATTAGAGGCGGGAACAATTTTGTTAATGAAGCATTGGAAAAAGGTGCTTTTGCTGTTTACGACAGTAAAACTTTAAAAATAGATGAAAAATATGCTAATCGTGCATTTTTTGTGAATGACAGTATTGAATTTTTACAAAATTTTGCTAGGGAATGGCGAAAAAATTTAGATATAAAAGTAATTGGAATTACAGGAAGTAATGGGAAAACTACTGTAAAGGACATGATTTACCATTTGCTTTCACAAAAATATAAAGGAAAAAAGACTGAAGGGAATTACAATAATCATATTGGATTACCCTTCACTTTGTTGCGTGCTGAAGAAGATGACCAATTCATTATTCTGGAAATGGGAATGAGCGGTTTTGGAGAAATTGATCTTCTGGGACAGATTGCATTGCCTGATATTAATGTAATTACCAACATTGGGGAATCACATCTGGAATTTTTAAAAACGAAGGAAAATGTATTTTTGGCGAAAACGGAAATTATTCCGTATATTAAAAATACACTTGTAATCAATGGAGATGATGATTATTTAAAAAATGTAAAAGCTGAAAATATCGAAGTTGTAAAGGCTTTGAATCTAGAAAATAATGAGTTTAGGGAGAAGACGTCTGATTTTTATTATGGGGACGTTCATTTTAACGAAAGCGGAACTGATTTTTTTCTAAAATATTTTGGAAAAATTTGTCAAAATATGGTTGAGAGAAATTATAAGACGAATGTTCTAGGAGAACATAATGTATTAAACTTAGTTATGGCAATTGCTGTGGCTAAACAATTCGGAATGGAAGATAAAATAATCAGTGAAGCTGTGAAAAATATTGGCTTGACTGGAATGCGGTTTCAAATAATTGAAAACGGCGATACAACATATATTAACGATGCCTATAATGCAAGTCCAATGTCTATGGAGAAATCACTTGAAACATTTTCCCAAATATATAACGATAGACTAAAAATAATGGTTCTAGGAGATATGCTGGAACTAGGAGAAAATGAGCTTGAACTTCATAGTAATCTTTTTAATACAATAAAAAATACAAAATTTGACAAACTTTATTTATTCGGAGAAAGGATGAAAAGCCTATTCGAAAAAATAAAGGAAAATGTGGACAATGAGAATTTAAAAAACAAGGAATTTAGACATTTTGATGAAAAAGAAGAAATAAAAGAAAAAATAAGACAGATTTCTGAACAAAAGGTAGTGCTGTTAAAAGCATCACGAGGAATGAGACTAGAAGAAATCATAGAAAAATAA
- a CDS encoding flavin reductase family protein: protein MFKKLEKNGFYYGFPVLLMTTKDKETGKSNVTPLSSSFVLGKSIVVGIGFGNKGFKNIEAGSDVTFNVPDENLYESVKNIEKFTGDTEISEVKQNLGYTYCEDKFKIAGFTELAGKMVNSVRIKECPIHIEAKVTDIQKKDWFAIVTCEIQGIFVDEKIMKDDSHIDTKKWKPLIYKFREYTSTGDRLGLNFNFQEV from the coding sequence ATGTTTAAAAAATTAGAAAAAAATGGATTTTATTATGGATTTCCAGTATTACTGATGACTACAAAGGATAAAGAAACAGGCAAAAGCAATGTAACTCCGTTATCATCTTCATTTGTACTTGGAAAATCAATAGTTGTGGGAATAGGATTTGGAAATAAAGGATTTAAGAATATTGAAGCTGGATCGGACGTAACTTTTAATGTTCCAGATGAAAACTTATACGAAAGTGTGAAAAATATTGAAAAATTTACAGGCGATACAGAAATATCAGAAGTAAAGCAAAATCTTGGATATACATACTGTGAAGATAAGTTTAAGATTGCAGGATTTACTGAACTAGCTGGTAAAATGGTAAATTCTGTGAGAATAAAGGAGTGTCCAATTCACATAGAGGCAAAAGTTACAGATATTCAAAAAAAAGACTGGTTTGCCATAGTAACCTGTGAAATACAGGGAATTTTTGTTGATGAAAAAATAATGAAGGATGATTCTCACATCGATACAAAGAAATGGAAACCATTAATTTATAAATTTAGGGAATATACCTCAACAGGCGATAGATTGGGATTGAATTTTAATTTTCAGGAAGTTTAG
- a CDS encoding ankyrin repeat domain-containing protein, translating into MSECTTIWEAVRFGTLKDVIEIFKKGDEKIGDASGDSILFHALANNDSTARYEIANFLINKGADVKIVREDGMSLFFPLFYHGRRDIIKMTILCKTLLEKGADITTIYKKEKTVSFKGLFNIGTPEIEMLPLYQLIFSQPGLPLLVKDKWGLTVIEFARRFNRPIAVQMMEDYVKKYNLK; encoded by the coding sequence ATGTCAGAATGTACAACAATTTGGGAAGCAGTAAGATTTGGAACATTAAAGGATGTTATAGAAATATTCAAAAAAGGAGATGAAAAAATTGGAGATGCATCAGGAGATAGTATATTATTTCATGCATTAGCAAATAATGATAGTACTGCACGTTATGAAATTGCTAATTTTTTAATAAATAAAGGGGCAGATGTTAAAATAGTAAGAGAAGACGGGATGAGTTTGTTCTTTCCATTATTTTATCATGGACGACGAGATATAATAAAAATGACAATATTGTGTAAAACATTATTGGAAAAAGGTGCAGATATAACAACAATATATAAGAAAGAGAAAACTGTTTCATTCAAAGGATTATTTAATATCGGCACCCCTGAAATAGAGATGTTACCGTTATACCAACTGATATTTTCTCAACCAGGACTTCCTCTTTTAGTAAAAGATAAATGGGGACTAACAGTAATTGAATTTGCGAGAAGGTTTAATAGACCAATAGCAGTACAAATGATGGAAGACTATGTAAAAAAATATAATTTGAAATAA
- the cas13a gene encoding type VI-A CRISPR-associated RNA-guided ribonuclease Cas13a — MKVTKIDGLSHKKFEDEGKLVKFRDNKNINEMKERLEKLKELKLDNYIKNPENVKNEDKEAEKETKIRRTNLKKYFSEIILREKDKKYLLVKTKKFKNINQEMDYYDIKKKENQQEIFDVLKEILELEIKENQEENIDFDSEKLKEAFEKDFIKKVSKIEAVKKSLEINRANYKKDFVEIGNDKYENVKGENKRSRVYEYYKKSETHEKFRKNITEAFEKLYTEENIKELYSKIEEVLKKTHLKSIVREFYQNEIIGESEFSEKGEDGISILYNQIIRSNEKKEKFVKFLENIENLQLKELTKSQIFYKYFLENEELDDENIKNVFCYFVEIEVNDLLKGNVYRVSKIYENKIKNTFEYNKLKKLVINKLENKLNNYVRNCGKYNYHMENGDIATSDINMRNRQTEAFLRSIIGVSSFGYFSLRNILGVNDDDFYEIEEDLTEKKNNLLENAKKDITNKNFFKEVVDKSFEKKGIYSIKENLKMFYGDSFDDADEDELKQFFVNMLNAITSIRHKVVHYNMNTNSENIFNFSDIEVSRLLKNIFEKETDKRELKLKIFRQLNSAGVFDYWESWKIKKYLENIEFKFVNKNIPFVPSFTKLYNRIDNLKGSNALNLGYINIPKRKEARDSQIYLLKNIYYGEFVEKFVNNNDNFEKLFREIIEINKNAGRNKQTNFYKLEKFEALKENTPTEYLEKLQSLHQINYDREKIEEDKDIYVDFVQKIFLKGFINYLQESDSLKSLNLLNLKKDEAIANKKSFYAEKLKLWQNNGSNLSKMPEEIYDYIKKIKITKINYSDRMSIFYLLLKLIDHRELTNLRGNLEKYESINKNEIYSEELNIVNLVSLDNNKVRANFNLKPEDIGKFLKTETSIKNINQLNNFSEIFADGENVIKHRSFYNIKKYGILDLLEKIVAKADLKITKEEIKEYKTLQKELEKNDFYKIQENIHRKYNQKPNWISRIENKKDFNDYKKAIENIQNYTQLKNKIEFNDLNLLQSLLFRILHRLAGYTSLWERDLQFKLKGEFPEDKYIDEIFNSDRNNNQKYKSGGIAYKYVDFLIEKEEGKRAGKNKVKKRSEKEGSFIIRNYIAHFNYIPAAEKSILEMLEELRELLKYDRKLKNAVMKSVKDIFKEYGFILEFEISHESNSKKIKVLDVKSEKIKHLKNNGLVTTRNSEDLCNLVKVMLEYKKS, encoded by the coding sequence ATGAAAGTAACAAAGATTGATGGTTTATCTCATAAAAAATTTGAAGATGAAGGAAAACTTGTAAAATTTAGAGATAATAAAAATATAAATGAAATGAAGGAAAGACTAGAGAAATTAAAGGAATTAAAATTAGATAATTATATAAAAAATCCTGAAAATGTAAAAAATGAAGATAAAGAGGCAGAGAAAGAAACTAAAATCAGAAGAACTAATTTAAAAAAATATTTTTCAGAAATAATTTTAAGAGAAAAAGATAAGAAATACCTCCTAGTAAAAACTAAAAAATTTAAAAATATTAATCAAGAAATGGATTATTATGATATAAAAAAGAAAGAAAATCAGCAAGAAATTTTTGATGTATTAAAAGAAATTTTAGAATTAGAAATCAAAGAAAATCAAGAAGAAAATATAGATTTTGATTCAGAAAAATTAAAAGAAGCGTTTGAAAAAGACTTTATTAAAAAAGTATCGAAAATAGAAGCAGTAAAAAAATCGTTAGAAATAAATAGAGCTAATTATAAAAAAGATTTTGTTGAAATAGGAAATGATAAATATGAGAATGTAAAAGGTGAAAATAAAAGAAGCCGTGTTTATGAATATTATAAAAAATCTGAAACTCATGAAAAATTTAGAAAAAATATAACAGAAGCATTTGAAAAATTATATACTGAAGAAAATATAAAAGAATTATATTCAAAGATAGAAGAAGTTTTAAAAAAAACACATTTAAAATCAATTGTACGAGAATTTTATCAAAATGAAATAATTGGAGAGAGTGAATTTTCTGAAAAAGGTGAGGATGGAATATCAATTTTATATAATCAGATAATAAGATCAAATGAAAAAAAAGAAAAATTTGTTAAATTTTTAGAAAATATAGAAAATTTACAATTAAAAGAATTAACAAAATCACAAATTTTTTATAAATATTTTTTAGAAAATGAAGAATTAGATGATGAGAATATAAAAAATGTATTTTGCTATTTTGTAGAAATAGAAGTAAATGATTTATTAAAGGGAAATGTTTATAGAGTAAGCAAAATTTATGAAAATAAAATAAAAAATACTTTTGAATATAATAAACTAAAAAAATTAGTTATAAATAAGCTTGAAAATAAATTAAATAATTATGTTAGAAATTGTGGGAAATATAATTATCATATGGAAAATGGGGATATAGCAACGAGCGATATTAATATGAGAAATAGACAGACAGAAGCCTTTTTGAGAAGTATTATAGGTGTTTCATCATTTGGATATTTCTCACTAAGAAATATTCTTGGAGTTAATGATGATGATTTTTATGAAATAGAAGAAGATTTAACTGAAAAGAAAAATAATTTGTTAGAAAATGCAAAAAAAGACATCACAAATAAAAATTTCTTTAAAGAAGTTGTAGATAAAAGTTTTGAAAAAAAAGGAATTTATAGCATAAAAGAAAATTTGAAAATGTTTTACGGAGATAGTTTTGATGATGCCGATGAAGATGAATTAAAGCAATTTTTTGTAAATATGCTAAATGCAATAACAAGTATCAGGCATAAAGTAGTTCATTATAATATGAATACGAATTCTGAAAATATATTTAATTTTTCTGATATTGAAGTTTCAAGGCTATTAAAGAATATTTTTGAAAAAGAAACAGACAAAAGAGAATTGAAACTTAAAATATTTAGACAATTAAATAGTGCTGGTGTTTTTGATTACTGGGAAAGTTGGAAAATAAAAAAATATTTAGAAAATATAGAATTTAAATTTGTGAATAAGAATATTCCTTTTGTTCCATCTTTTACAAAATTATATAATAGAATAGATAATTTAAAAGGAAGCAATGCTTTAAATTTAGGATACATTAACATTCCAAAAAGAAAAGAAGCTAGAGATTCACAAATTTATTTATTAAAAAATATTTATTATGGGGAATTTGTTGAAAAATTTGTTAATAATAATGATAATTTTGAAAAATTATTTAGAGAAATTATTGAAATAAATAAAAATGCTGGAAGAAATAAACAAACAAATTTCTATAAATTAGAAAAATTTGAAGCATTAAAAGAAAATACTCCGACAGAATATCTTGAAAAATTACAAAGTTTGCATCAGATTAATTATGATAGAGAAAAAATAGAAGAAGATAAGGATATATATGTTGATTTTGTGCAAAAGATATTTTTAAAAGGATTTATTAATTATTTGCAAGAGTCAGATTCATTAAAATCGTTAAATTTATTGAATTTAAAAAAAGATGAAGCAATAGCTAATAAAAAAAGTTTTTATGCTGAAAAATTAAAATTATGGCAAAATAATGGAAGTAATTTATCTAAAATGCCAGAAGAAATATATGATTATATAAAAAAAATTAAAATAACTAAAATAAACTATAGTGATAGAATGAGTATTTTTTACTTGCTTTTAAAACTTATTGATCATAGAGAATTAACTAATTTAAGAGGAAATCTTGAAAAATATGAGAGTATAAATAAAAATGAAATTTATTCAGAAGAATTAAACATAGTTAATTTAGTAAGTTTGGATAATAATAAAGTGAGAGCTAATTTTAATTTGAAGCCTGAAGATATAGGAAAATTTTTAAAAACTGAAACTTCGATAAAAAATATTAATCAATTAAATAATTTTAGTGAAATATTTGCTGATGGAGAAAATGTTATAAAACATAGATCTTTTTACAATATTAAAAAATATGGTATTTTAGATTTACTTGAAAAAATTGTGGCTAAAGCTGATTTAAAAATTACAAAAGAAGAAATAAAAGAATATAAAACTTTACAAAAAGAATTAGAAAAAAATGATTTTTATAAAATTCAGGAAAATATTCATAGAAAATATAATCAAAAACCAAATTGGATTTCAAGAATTGAAAATAAAAAAGATTTTAATGATTATAAAAAAGCTATTGAAAATATACAAAATTATACTCAATTAAAAAATAAGATTGAATTTAATGATTTGAATTTATTACAAAGTTTGTTATTTAGAATACTGCATAGACTTGCGGGTTATACTTCGCTTTGGGAAAGAGATTTACAATTTAAATTAAAAGGGGAATTTCCTGAAGATAAGTATATTGATGAAATATTTAATTCTGATAGAAATAATAATCAAAAGTATAAAAGCGGTGGAATAGCGTATAAATATGTTGATTTTTTAATTGAAAAAGAAGAAGGGAAAAGAGCTGGTAAAAATAAAGTTAAAAAAAGATCGGAAAAAGAAGGAAGTTTCATAATAAGAAATTATATAGCTCACTTTAATTATATTCCTGCTGCAGAAAAATCTATTTTAGAAATGCTGGAAGAATTGAGAGAGTTGCTAAAATACGATAGAAAGCTAAAAAATGCGGTTATGAAATCTGTAAAGGATATTTTTAAAGAATATGGATTTATTCTAGAATTTGAAATATCTCATGAAAGTAATAGTAAAAAAATAAAAGTGTTAGATGTAAAATCAGAAAAAATAAAACATTTAAAAAATAATGGATTAGTAACAACAAGAAACTCTGAAGATTTATGCAATCTTGTAAAAGTGATGTTAGAATATAAAAAATCTTAA
- a CDS encoding maltose acetyltransferase domain-containing protein: MIYDANYYKELLKERMKAKELCHEYNYSLKSSEIEKQNEILK, from the coding sequence ATGATTTATGATGCTAATTATTATAAAGAACTTTTGAAAGAAAGAATGAAAGCGAAAGAGTTATGTCATGAATATAATTATTCGTTAAAGTCGTCAGAAATAGAAAAACAAAATGAAATTTTAAAATAA